A single Paenibacillus sp. FSL R5-0517 DNA region contains:
- the pssA gene encoding CDP-diacylglycerol--serine O-phosphatidyltransferase encodes MLTRFIPNLFTLGNLFLGMMAILLAIDGNYSLAAIMVIVAMLLDGLDGRVARALNAQSEFGKELDSLSDMVSFGAAPALIIFMVSFQDSMPILAWIATAAFPICGAIRLARFNVRPGIPGYFTGLPIPAAGGVLATLSLFNKDIGPISMMIATLLLSYLMVSSLKYPNFKKVGLPRKAIWIAPWVVLFAIAVAVIFPEQLSKLIFIPLVLYALYGMKHNLRTAASRSRAKKRKDEKSSRPSDR; translated from the coding sequence ATGCTAACCAGATTCATTCCGAATCTCTTTACCCTGGGTAATCTGTTTCTTGGAATGATGGCAATTTTGCTTGCGATTGATGGAAATTACAGTTTGGCTGCCATTATGGTCATTGTAGCGATGCTGCTGGATGGTCTGGATGGCCGAGTGGCACGTGCACTCAATGCCCAGAGCGAATTCGGCAAGGAACTTGATTCCTTGTCTGACATGGTTTCCTTTGGTGCCGCACCAGCCCTGATCATATTTATGGTGTCGTTTCAAGATTCGATGCCGATCCTCGCCTGGATTGCAACAGCGGCTTTTCCGATCTGTGGGGCGATTCGTCTTGCCCGGTTTAATGTTCGTCCGGGGATCCCCGGGTACTTCACAGGTTTGCCGATTCCGGCAGCCGGCGGAGTGCTGGCCACATTGTCCTTGTTTAACAAGGATATCGGTCCCATCAGCATGATGATTGCTACATTGCTGTTATCGTATCTGATGGTCAGTTCGCTTAAATATCCCAATTTCAAAAAGGTCGGGTTGCCACGCAAGGCAATCTGGATTGCCCCATGGGTTGTGTTATTTGCCATAGCCGTAGCCGTGATTTTCCCGGAGCAGCTATCCAAATTGATCTTTATTCCGTTGGTGTTATACGCCTTGTATGGAATGAAGCATAACCTGCGAACAGCGGCCTCGCGTAGTCGGGCGAAAAAGCGCAAGGATGAGAAATCATCCCGTCCTTCCGATCGTTAA
- the disA gene encoding DNA integrity scanning diadenylate cyclase DisA, which produces MKDSSQLDNMNELLRLIAPGTPFREGLENVLRAKTGALLVVGYSPEVMEVVDGGFSINCDFSPNYLYELAKMDGAIILSEDLKRILYANTQLIPDSSISSSETGIRHRTAERVAKQTGKLVVSISQRRNIITLYQGTLRYSLKEIGVILTKANQAIQTLEKYKAVLTQSLTNLSASEFEELVTIPEVVNVIQRTEMVMRIKTEIKRYIHELGNEGRLISMQMEELVGTTEEEAWLLYKDYARDDSDDKIREIIVGLKRLSDDELLDAHHIVRLLGYPSSAATSEDSVAPRGFRVLNKIPRLPNVIIHNLVDQFEQLPHVIMATIEELDEVDGIGEVRARTIKEGLKRLQEQMFIDRQM; this is translated from the coding sequence ATGAAAGATTCGAGCCAATTGGATAATATGAATGAATTATTAAGGCTGATCGCACCAGGTACACCTTTCCGCGAAGGTCTGGAAAATGTGCTGCGCGCCAAGACGGGCGCACTGCTTGTTGTAGGATACAGCCCTGAAGTCATGGAAGTGGTGGATGGGGGATTCTCGATTAACTGTGACTTCTCCCCCAACTATCTGTACGAACTCGCTAAGATGGATGGAGCCATTATTCTTAGCGAAGATTTGAAGCGTATTCTTTACGCCAATACCCAGTTAATTCCCGATTCCTCAATCTCTTCATCAGAGACGGGCATTCGTCACCGGACGGCAGAGCGTGTAGCGAAGCAAACGGGTAAATTGGTCGTATCCATATCACAGCGCCGGAATATCATTACCTTGTATCAGGGAACACTTCGTTATTCCCTCAAGGAAATCGGGGTTATTTTGACCAAAGCGAATCAAGCGATTCAAACCCTGGAGAAATACAAAGCGGTATTAACACAGTCCCTTACGAATCTGAGTGCCTCTGAATTTGAGGAATTGGTGACGATTCCTGAAGTGGTCAATGTGATTCAGCGTACCGAGATGGTGATGCGGATCAAAACGGAGATCAAACGATACATTCATGAACTCGGGAATGAGGGACGACTCATCTCCATGCAAATGGAAGAGCTTGTGGGTACAACGGAAGAAGAAGCCTGGTTGTTGTATAAAGACTATGCCCGTGACGACAGTGATGACAAAATCCGTGAAATTATAGTAGGACTGAAAAGATTGTCGGACGATGAATTACTGGATGCACACCATATTGTCCGTCTGCTCGGTTATCCTTCATCAGCGGCCACTTCAGAGGATTCGGTTGCACCTCGCGGATTCCGGGTATTAAATAAGATCCCCCGTCTGCCCAATGTCATTATCCATAACCTGGTGGATCAATTTGAACAACTACCTCATGTTATTATGGCTACAATTGAAGAACTGGACGAAGTGGACGGTATTGGTGAAGTTCGAGCCCGGACCATTAAGGAAGGCCTCAAACGTTTGCAGGAGCAGATGTTTATCGACAGACAGATGTAA
- a CDS encoding PIN/TRAM domain-containing protein has product MWKKGILTFTGLCGAWFGYTAYHLAGKSVPWMAEWIQSAGLLGAGISTLLGAVMFMAVCNIGGTLMADRLHSGIESLAKVPMNELAAGAAGTVAGLLVALLLYPVVGWMGTAGEVLQVALTVIGAYSGYTLAMAKKDDLGAFWMSGRWGHPEVDEDRRMEEHKILDTSVIIDGRIADICKTGFIEGTIVIPEFVLEELQHIADSSDLLKRNRGRRGLDILNKIQKELDVKVLIYEGDFEEISEVDSKLVKLAKVLQGKVVTNDFNLNKVCELQGVSVLNINDLANAVKPVVLPGEEIMVQIIKDGKEHGQGVAYLDDGTMIVVEGGREYIGMMMEVLVTSVLQTSAGRMIFAKPKLLEKAQ; this is encoded by the coding sequence ATGTGGAAAAAAGGCATTTTAACTTTTACAGGATTGTGCGGTGCATGGTTCGGCTACACGGCATATCATCTGGCAGGAAAATCGGTCCCATGGATGGCGGAATGGATTCAGTCCGCAGGATTACTGGGAGCTGGTATATCGACGCTGCTGGGAGCTGTAATGTTTATGGCTGTATGTAATATCGGTGGAACATTGATGGCAGACAGACTGCATAGTGGAATCGAATCATTGGCAAAAGTACCTATGAATGAACTGGCTGCAGGTGCCGCAGGTACCGTTGCTGGCTTGCTGGTGGCTTTGTTGTTATACCCTGTTGTGGGATGGATGGGAACAGCAGGAGAAGTGCTGCAAGTGGCACTGACGGTGATTGGTGCTTATTCCGGTTACACCCTTGCCATGGCGAAGAAAGATGATCTGGGGGCATTCTGGATGTCTGGGCGATGGGGTCATCCCGAGGTGGACGAGGATAGACGGATGGAAGAACATAAAATTCTGGATACCAGTGTTATTATTGATGGGCGTATCGCGGATATATGCAAAACCGGATTTATTGAAGGCACGATCGTCATTCCGGAATTCGTTCTGGAGGAGCTGCAGCATATTGCCGATTCATCGGATCTGCTCAAGCGGAACAGAGGACGTCGAGGATTGGACATTTTGAACAAAATCCAGAAGGAACTTGATGTAAAAGTACTGATCTACGAAGGGGATTTCGAGGAAATCTCCGAGGTGGACAGCAAACTGGTCAAACTGGCTAAAGTGCTTCAGGGCAAAGTGGTCACCAATGACTTTAACCTGAACAAAGTGTGCGAACTCCAGGGTGTGTCTGTGCTGAACATTAATGATCTCGCCAATGCGGTGAAGCCAGTTGTTCTGCCAGGTGAGGAGATCATGGTGCAGATCATCAAGGATGGCAAGGAGCATGGTCAAGGTGTAGCCTATCTGGATGATGGCACAATGATCGTTGTGGAGGGCGGACGCGAGTATATTGGCATGATGATGGAAGTGCTCGTGACCAGTGTGTTGCAGACTTCAGCGGGACGAATGATTTTTGCCAAGCCGAAACTGTTGGAAAAAGCCCAATAA